Proteins from a genomic interval of Perognathus longimembris pacificus isolate PPM17 chromosome 14, ASM2315922v1, whole genome shotgun sequence:
- the Zfyve21 gene encoding zinc finger FYVE domain-containing protein 21 isoform X1 → MSSVVAARRDAKKLVRSPSGLRMVPEHRAFGSPFGLEEPPWVPDKECPRCMQCDTKFDFLTRKHHCRRCGKCFCDRCCSQKVPLRRMCFVDPVRQCAECALVSHREAEFYDKQLKVLLSGATFLVTLGNAGKPETMVCRLSGNQRCLILDGDGHHEIEVASISTVQVVTEGFAPGEKDSPTYCSVLGSPPAAQGGARVAGMCLQYSVPGAEGTAQLRLTAAEDVNASRRQAAAWLAAMHKAAKLLLESRDQ, encoded by the exons ATGTCCTCGGTGGTGGCGGCCCGCCGCGACGCCAAGAAGCTGGTGCGCTCTCCCAGCGGCCTGCGCATGGTGCCCGAGCACCGCGCCTTCGGAAGCCCGTTCGGCCTGGAGGAGCCGCCGTGGGTCCCGGACAAGGAG TGCCCGAGGTGTATGCAGTGTGACACCAAGTTCGACTTTCTCACCAGGAAG cACCACTGCCGCCGGTGTGGGAAGTGCTTCTGTGACAGGTGCTGCAGCCAGAAGGTGCCGCTGCGGCGCATGTGCTTTGTGGACCCCGTGCGGCAGTGCGCAGAGTGCGCGCTGGTGTCCCACCGCGAGGCCGAGTTCTACGACAAGCAGCTCAAGGTGCTGCTGAGCG GAGCCACCTTCCTCGTAACTCTGGGAAACGCGGGGAAACCCGAAACGATGGTTTGTCGTCTTTCCGGCAACCAGAG ATGCTTAATTCTGGATGGGGACGGCCACCATGAGATTGAAGTCGCCAGCATTTCCACGGTGCAGGTGGTCACGGAAGGCTTCGCCCCGGGAG AAAAAGACTCTCCCACTTACTGCAGCGTCCTGGGGAGCCCCCCCGCCGCTCAAG GCGGTGCCCGGGTCGCAGGCATGTGTCTGCAGTACAGCGTGCCAGGGGCAGAGGGCACAGCCCAGCTGAGGCTGACGGCTGCAGAGGACGTGAATGCCAGCAGGAGGCAGGCGGCAGCATGGCTGGCCGCCATGCACAAG GCCGCCAAGCTCCTCCTCGAGTCCCGGGATCAGTAA
- the Xrcc3 gene encoding DNA repair protein XRCC3 has product MDLSQLDLNPRIIAAAKRAKLTSVKEVLHFSGPDLQRLTGLSSPDVQHLLTAASLHLQGRHVLTALHLLQQKDRFPVQHQRLSLGCPVLDRLLAGGLPLDGITGLAGRSSAGKTQLALQLCLAVQFPRQHGGLEGGAVYICTEDIFPSKRLQQLIAQQQRLRTDVPSEVVQKIKFSNHIFIEHAADVDTLLECVMKKVPVLLSRGMARLVVVDSVAAPFRSEFDKEASALRARHLQSLGAALRRLSSTFQAPVLCVNQVTEAVEEQDLLPRPPGSRDRRLSPALGIAWANQLLMSLMADRVHAQEAALGLPGGLARTLTVLSAPHLPPSSCSYTVSSEGVRGAVSS; this is encoded by the exons ATGGACCTGAGTCAGCTGGACCTGAACCCCAGGATCATCGCCGCCGCCAAGAGAG CCAAACTGACATCAGTCAAGGAGGTTCTGCACTTTTCTGGACCAGACTTGCAGAGACTGACCGGCCTGTCCAGCCCCGATGTCCAGCACTTGCTGACGGCAGCCTCCCTGCACCTCCAAGGACGCCACGTCCTGACAG CGCTGCACCTGCTCCAGCAGAAGGACCGCTTCCCCGTGCAGCACCAGCGCCTCAGCCTGGGCTGCCCCGTCCTGGACCGGCTCCTGGCCGGTGGCCTGCCCCTCGACGGCATCACGGGGCTCGCCGGCCGCAGCTCGGCCGGGAAGACCCAGCTGGCCCTGCAGCTCTGCCTGGCCGTGCAGTTCCCTCGGCAGCACGGAGGCCTGGAGGGCG GGGCTGTCTACATCTGCACTGAGGACATCTTCCCCAGCAAGCGACTGCAGCAGCTGATCGCACAGCAGCAGCGACTGCGGACAGACGTGCCGAGTGAGGTGGTCCAGAAGATCAAGTTCAGCAACCACATCTTCATCGAGCACGCAGCGGATGTG GACACCTTGCTGGAGTGTGTGATGAAGAAAGTGCCTGTCCTGCTGTCGAGGGGCATGGCCCGGCTGGTGGTTGTCGACTCAGTGGCCGCCCCGTTTCGCTCCGAGTTTGACAAGGAGGCGTCTGCCCTGCGGGCCAGGCACCTGCAGTCGCTGGGGGCGGCGCTGCGCCGGCTGAGCAGCACCTTCCAGGCCCCCGTGCTGTGCGTCAACCAG GTGACGGAGGCTGTGGAGGAGCAGGACCTGCTGCCCAGGCCCCCAGG GTCCCGGGACCGGCGCCTCTCTCCAGCCCTTGGCATCGCGTGGGCTAACCAGCTTCTGATGAGCCTGATGGCTGACCGCGTCCACGCACAGGAAGCCGCGCTGGGCCTGCCTGGCGGCCTGGCCCGGACCCTGACGGTGCTCTCGGCCCCCcacctgcctccttcctcctgctcctaCACCGTCAGCTCTGAAGGGGTGCGAGGGGCCGTGTCCAGCTAG
- the Zfyve21 gene encoding zinc finger FYVE domain-containing protein 21 isoform X2 — protein MSSVVAARRDAKKLVRSPSGLRMVPEHRAFGSPFGLEEPPWVPDKECPRCMQCDTKFDFLTRKHHCRRCGKCFCDRCCSQKVPLRRMCFVDPVRQCAECALVSHREAEFYDKQLKVLLSGATFLVTLGNAGKPETMVCRLSGNQRCLILDGDGHHEIEVASISTVQVVTEGFAPGAGGARVAGMCLQYSVPGAEGTAQLRLTAAEDVNASRRQAAAWLAAMHKAAKLLLESRDQ, from the exons ATGTCCTCGGTGGTGGCGGCCCGCCGCGACGCCAAGAAGCTGGTGCGCTCTCCCAGCGGCCTGCGCATGGTGCCCGAGCACCGCGCCTTCGGAAGCCCGTTCGGCCTGGAGGAGCCGCCGTGGGTCCCGGACAAGGAG TGCCCGAGGTGTATGCAGTGTGACACCAAGTTCGACTTTCTCACCAGGAAG cACCACTGCCGCCGGTGTGGGAAGTGCTTCTGTGACAGGTGCTGCAGCCAGAAGGTGCCGCTGCGGCGCATGTGCTTTGTGGACCCCGTGCGGCAGTGCGCAGAGTGCGCGCTGGTGTCCCACCGCGAGGCCGAGTTCTACGACAAGCAGCTCAAGGTGCTGCTGAGCG GAGCCACCTTCCTCGTAACTCTGGGAAACGCGGGGAAACCCGAAACGATGGTTTGTCGTCTTTCCGGCAACCAGAG ATGCTTAATTCTGGATGGGGACGGCCACCATGAGATTGAAGTCGCCAGCATTTCCACGGTGCAGGTGGTCACGGAAGGCTTCGCCCCGGGAG CAGGCGGTGCCCGGGTCGCAGGCATGTGTCTGCAGTACAGCGTGCCAGGGGCAGAGGGCACAGCCCAGCTGAGGCTGACGGCTGCAGAGGACGTGAATGCCAGCAGGAGGCAGGCGGCAGCATGGCTGGCCGCCATGCACAAG GCCGCCAAGCTCCTCCTCGAGTCCCGGGATCAGTAA
- the Zfyve21 gene encoding zinc finger FYVE domain-containing protein 21 isoform X3 has translation MSSVVAARRDAKKLVRSPSGLRMVPEHRAFGSPFGLEEPPWVPDKECPRCMQCDTKFDFLTRKHHCRRCGKCFCDRCCSQKVPLRRMCFVDPVRQCAECALVSHREAEFYDKQLKVLLSGATFLVTLGNAGKPETMVCRLSGNQRCLILDGDGHHEIEVASISTVQVVTEGFAPGGGARVAGMCLQYSVPGAEGTAQLRLTAAEDVNASRRQAAAWLAAMHKAAKLLLESRDQ, from the exons ATGTCCTCGGTGGTGGCGGCCCGCCGCGACGCCAAGAAGCTGGTGCGCTCTCCCAGCGGCCTGCGCATGGTGCCCGAGCACCGCGCCTTCGGAAGCCCGTTCGGCCTGGAGGAGCCGCCGTGGGTCCCGGACAAGGAG TGCCCGAGGTGTATGCAGTGTGACACCAAGTTCGACTTTCTCACCAGGAAG cACCACTGCCGCCGGTGTGGGAAGTGCTTCTGTGACAGGTGCTGCAGCCAGAAGGTGCCGCTGCGGCGCATGTGCTTTGTGGACCCCGTGCGGCAGTGCGCAGAGTGCGCGCTGGTGTCCCACCGCGAGGCCGAGTTCTACGACAAGCAGCTCAAGGTGCTGCTGAGCG GAGCCACCTTCCTCGTAACTCTGGGAAACGCGGGGAAACCCGAAACGATGGTTTGTCGTCTTTCCGGCAACCAGAG ATGCTTAATTCTGGATGGGGACGGCCACCATGAGATTGAAGTCGCCAGCATTTCCACGGTGCAGGTGGTCACGGAAGGCTTCGCCCCGGGAG GCGGTGCCCGGGTCGCAGGCATGTGTCTGCAGTACAGCGTGCCAGGGGCAGAGGGCACAGCCCAGCTGAGGCTGACGGCTGCAGAGGACGTGAATGCCAGCAGGAGGCAGGCGGCAGCATGGCTGGCCGCCATGCACAAG GCCGCCAAGCTCCTCCTCGAGTCCCGGGATCAGTAA